In the genome of Rhodoplanes sp. Z2-YC6860, one region contains:
- a CDS encoding 4a-hydroxytetrahydrobiopterin dehydratase, with amino-acid sequence MAQKLTGQARTDALRKLAGWTEVAGRDAIGKKFVFKDFNQAFGFMTRAALVAEKMDHHPEWFNVYKTVEVTLATHDAGGVTELDVKLATEMDRLAGL; translated from the coding sequence ATGGCACAGAAACTCACGGGACAGGCCAGGACCGATGCGCTGCGCAAGCTTGCAGGCTGGACCGAGGTCGCCGGCCGCGACGCTATCGGCAAGAAATTCGTGTTCAAGGATTTCAACCAGGCCTTCGGGTTCATGACCCGGGCTGCGCTGGTCGCCGAGAAGATGGATCACCATCCGGAGTGGTTCAACGTCTACAAGACCGTGGAAGTGACGCTCGCGACCCATGACGCCGGCGGCGTCACGGAGCTTGACGTCAAGCTCGCCACGGAGATGGACCGGTTGGCCGGGCTGTAA
- a CDS encoding radical SAM protein: MTAPLRRSRPYVFWGQTTSLCETCLSLVPAKIQIKDNEVWYEKRCEQHGVQSTLISTDAAYWKLCRDYIKPGDRPLALQSHTEFGCPYDCGLCPDHEQHSCLALIEINEHCNLTCPVCFAESSPERSKHLPLATIERMVDTLVASEAEPDLIQISGGEPTLHPDFFAILDAVRARPVRHVMVNTNGLRIAREPDFVARLAEQKRGFEIYLQFDSLRRDALMELRGADLRRVRREALKNLERHNISTTLVVTVKRGVNDDEIGDIVRHALEWRCVRGITFQPVQDAGRNENFDKSQRIVLSDIRRRVIEDSGVFGADDMVPLPCNAESISIGYGLRNGRSVMPVTSLIPREEFVAITPNTISFEKQPVLKDKFIELFSLSSGANNAAERVAEFLCCLPKAVVPEGITYENVFRVAIVQFMDRFNFCVGGVKRSCIHFVTPNGQIIPFDTYNLFYRNGQIDQIRKRLKATRADARGGPFS; this comes from the coding sequence ATGACCGCGCCTTTGCGTAGATCACGGCCTTACGTGTTCTGGGGCCAGACCACCTCGCTGTGCGAGACCTGTCTTTCGCTGGTGCCAGCCAAGATTCAGATCAAGGACAACGAGGTATGGTACGAGAAGCGCTGTGAGCAGCACGGCGTGCAGTCAACTCTGATCTCGACCGACGCGGCCTATTGGAAGCTCTGCAGGGACTACATCAAGCCCGGCGACCGGCCGCTCGCGCTGCAAAGCCACACCGAGTTCGGCTGCCCCTATGATTGCGGGCTTTGCCCCGACCATGAGCAGCACTCGTGTTTGGCGCTGATCGAGATCAACGAGCACTGCAACCTGACCTGCCCGGTGTGTTTTGCCGAATCATCGCCCGAGCGCAGCAAGCACCTGCCGCTCGCGACCATTGAGCGCATGGTCGACACGCTGGTGGCGAGCGAGGCCGAGCCCGACCTCATTCAGATTTCAGGCGGCGAGCCGACGCTGCATCCGGATTTCTTCGCGATTCTCGATGCGGTGCGGGCGCGGCCAGTGCGTCACGTCATGGTCAACACCAACGGTCTGCGGATTGCGCGCGAACCCGACTTCGTCGCCCGGCTCGCCGAGCAGAAGCGCGGCTTCGAGATCTACCTGCAGTTCGATTCGCTGCGCCGCGACGCTCTGATGGAGTTGCGCGGCGCCGATCTGCGCCGGGTTCGCCGCGAGGCGCTGAAGAATCTCGAACGTCACAACATCTCGACCACACTGGTCGTCACCGTGAAGCGCGGCGTCAACGACGACGAGATCGGCGACATCGTGCGCCATGCACTCGAATGGCGCTGCGTGCGCGGCATCACGTTCCAGCCGGTGCAAGACGCCGGCCGCAACGAGAATTTCGACAAATCTCAGCGCATCGTTCTGTCGGACATCCGGCGGCGCGTGATCGAGGATTCCGGCGTGTTCGGCGCCGACGATATGGTGCCGCTGCCGTGCAATGCCGAATCGATTTCGATCGGCTATGGGCTGCGCAACGGCCGCAGCGTGATGCCGGTCACCTCGCTCATCCCGCGCGAGGAGTTCGTCGCGATCACGCCGAACACCATCAGCTTCGAGAAGCAACCCGTGCTGAAGGACAAGTTCATCGAGTTGTTCTCGCTGTCATCCGGCGCCAACAACGCGGCGGAGCGCGTGGCCGAGTTCCTGTGCTGCCTGCCCAAGGCCGTGGTGCCGGAAGGCATCACCTATGAGAACGTGTTTCGCGTCGCTATCGTGCAGTTCATGGACCGCTTCAATTTCTGCGTCGGCGGCGTGAAGCGCTCGTGCATTCATTTCGTCACGCCGAACGGGCAGATCATCCCATTCGACACCTACAACCTGTTCTATCGCAACGGACAGATCGATCAGATCAGAAAGCGATTGAAGGCGACCAGGGCCGATGCCCGCGGGGGGCCATTCTCATGA
- the folD gene encoding bifunctional methylenetetrahydrofolate dehydrogenase/methenyltetrahydrofolate cyclohydrolase FolD codes for MTARIIDGKAIAADVRHKVAGEVRRLATQHGVTPGLAVVVVGHNPASESYVRSKAAATVETGMRSFDHRLPETASQDELLALVKKLNADPTVHGILVQLPLPKQIDAQLVLDAIEPAKDVDGFHPVNAGRFVSGLPALAPCTPLGCIILAKTVHASLAGLEAVVIGRSNIVGKPLAQLLLVEDATVTITHSKTRDLPAVCRRADLLVAALGQPEVVRKDWIKPGATVIDVGINRVPAADGKSKLVGDVNFAEASQVAGAITPVPGGVGPMTIACLMVNTVRAACAIHGLPAPAV; via the coding sequence ATGACCGCACGCATCATCGACGGCAAAGCCATCGCTGCAGACGTTCGCCACAAGGTCGCGGGCGAGGTGAGGCGCCTCGCCACGCAGCATGGCGTGACGCCGGGGCTCGCTGTCGTGGTGGTCGGCCACAATCCGGCAAGCGAATCGTATGTCCGCAGCAAGGCCGCGGCCACGGTCGAGACCGGGATGCGATCGTTCGATCATCGCTTGCCGGAAACCGCCAGCCAGGACGAATTGCTGGCGCTGGTGAAGAAGCTCAATGCCGATCCGACCGTGCACGGCATCCTGGTACAGCTGCCGCTGCCGAAGCAGATCGATGCGCAACTCGTGCTCGACGCCATCGAGCCGGCCAAGGACGTTGACGGCTTTCATCCGGTCAATGCCGGGCGGTTTGTCTCGGGTCTGCCGGCGCTGGCGCCGTGCACGCCGCTTGGCTGCATCATTCTGGCCAAGACCGTGCACGCATCGCTGGCAGGCCTGGAGGCGGTCGTGATCGGCCGCTCCAACATCGTCGGCAAGCCTTTGGCGCAACTGCTGCTCGTCGAAGACGCCACCGTCACCATCACGCACTCAAAGACCCGCGATCTGCCTGCGGTGTGCCGCAGAGCCGATTTGCTGGTCGCGGCGCTCGGCCAGCCCGAGGTGGTTCGCAAAGACTGGATCAAGCCGGGCGCAACGGTGATCGATGTCGGGATCAACCGGGTGCCGGCGGCGGACGGAAAATCGAAGCTCGTTGGCGATGTGAATTTCGCCGAGGCCTCGCAGGTCGCGGGCGCGATCACGCCCGTGCCCGGCGGCGTCGGGCCGATGACCATCGCCTGCCTGATGGTGAATACGGTCCGGGCGGCGTGCGCCATTCACGGGCTGCCCGCTCCGGCCGTTTGA
- a CDS encoding alpha/beta hydrolase family protein, translating into MIRQQSWLIPAQDRATLMHTTVFRPPGSGPFPLAVINHGTTQNELRRAGYRLPQYAALTEWLVARGYAVAVPQRPGHGETSGPYYEAQGGCANADFAKAGLGAAANIAATIDYLSRQAFVRKTGTVAFGHSAGGWGVLALATQVLRPLSGVVAFAPGLGGRADDIAGKNCAPDRLVAAARAYGERARVPSLWLYASNDSYFSPELSMRMVNAFRGAGGRADYQLLPAIGSDGHDFIQSPDAMALWAPPVERFLKTAR; encoded by the coding sequence GTGATTCGTCAGCAAAGCTGGCTCATTCCGGCACAAGACCGCGCGACGCTGATGCACACGACGGTGTTTCGACCGCCGGGCTCCGGTCCGTTTCCTCTTGCGGTAATCAACCACGGCACAACGCAGAACGAACTGCGCCGAGCCGGCTACCGCTTGCCGCAATACGCGGCGTTGACCGAGTGGCTGGTGGCGCGCGGCTATGCGGTTGCGGTGCCGCAACGGCCGGGACACGGCGAGACCAGCGGGCCTTACTACGAAGCGCAGGGCGGCTGCGCCAATGCCGACTTTGCCAAGGCAGGTCTGGGCGCGGCGGCGAACATAGCGGCCACGATCGATTATCTCAGCCGGCAGGCGTTTGTGCGCAAGACCGGCACGGTCGCGTTCGGTCATTCGGCCGGCGGCTGGGGCGTGCTGGCGCTCGCCACACAGGTGCTGCGGCCGCTTTCGGGTGTTGTGGCGTTTGCGCCAGGATTGGGCGGCCGCGCCGATGATATTGCTGGAAAGAACTGCGCGCCGGATCGGTTGGTCGCCGCTGCGCGAGCTTACGGTGAGAGGGCGCGCGTGCCGTCGCTTTGGCTCTACGCCAGCAACGACAGCTATTTCTCGCCGGAGCTGTCGATGCGAATGGTCAATGCATTTCGCGGCGCTGGCGGCCGCGCCGACTATCAACTGCTGCCGGCAATCGGCAGCGACGGCCACGACTTCATCCAGTCGCCCGATGCGATGGCGCTCTGGGCGCCACCGGTCGAGAGATTTTTGAAGACGGCGCGATAG
- a CDS encoding GNAT family N-acetyltransferase gives MSTVLIEIRRAKSSDARSVADAHDEAWRCAYQGVIPGVELDKLIMRRGPEWWDSAIRKGSRISILAFGDNVAGYANYGRNRARSLFYEGEIYELYLRPEYQGLGFGRRLFTSARRDLAQSGLKSLVIWALADNEPAVEFYRALGGKAVARSSERFGGRSLEKVAFAWNN, from the coding sequence ATGAGCACAGTCCTCATAGAGATTCGCCGGGCCAAGTCGTCGGACGCGCGTTCGGTGGCCGATGCCCATGACGAGGCGTGGCGTTGCGCCTATCAAGGTGTCATCCCGGGAGTCGAACTCGACAAGCTGATCATGCGTCGTGGCCCCGAGTGGTGGGATAGCGCGATCCGCAAAGGCAGCCGCATCTCCATTCTCGCCTTTGGCGACAATGTTGCCGGCTACGCCAACTACGGCCGCAACCGCGCGCGCAGCCTGTTCTACGAAGGCGAGATCTACGAACTGTATTTGCGTCCGGAGTATCAAGGCCTGGGCTTCGGCCGCCGGCTGTTCACCTCGGCGCGCCGCGATCTCGCGCAAAGCGGGCTGAAGAGCCTGGTGATCTGGGCGCTCGCCGACAACGAGCCCGCGGTGGAGTTCTATCGCGCACTCGGCGGCAAGGCGGTGGCGCGATCGTCGGAGCGCTTCGGCGGGCGCAGCTTGGAAAAGGTCGCGTTTGCCTGGAACAACTGA
- a CDS encoding prolipoprotein diacylglyceryl transferase family protein: protein MDGTLVHFTFDVVAWIAAGLSLLWLKRLTGVQFPTSTTRSLNYIAALLFGAGIGAVLFGTANLWLSNQTGIARSVEGGIAGGIIAIELYKKIAGIRERTGARFALPLAAGVAVGRIGCYLAGLDDFTYGMPTALPWGHDFGDGIPRHPVQLYESAAMLLFAAAYVACLRRGNRFVIENGFYLAVGYYGVQRFLWEFVKPYGGVIGPLTLFHILSALLAIYAIVMIATAPDRGAVHDRAFA, encoded by the coding sequence ATGGATGGCACGCTCGTTCATTTCACTTTCGACGTTGTCGCCTGGATCGCAGCCGGGCTTTCGCTGCTTTGGCTCAAGCGGCTCACTGGCGTGCAATTTCCCACGTCAACGACGCGCAGCCTGAACTACATTGCAGCGCTGCTGTTTGGCGCAGGCATCGGCGCCGTGCTGTTCGGCACGGCGAATCTCTGGCTCTCCAACCAAACCGGTATCGCGCGATCGGTCGAAGGCGGTATCGCTGGCGGCATCATCGCCATCGAGCTTTACAAGAAGATCGCCGGCATCCGCGAACGCACCGGCGCGCGCTTCGCTTTGCCCCTTGCGGCCGGCGTCGCGGTCGGCCGCATCGGCTGCTACCTCGCGGGCCTCGACGATTTCACCTATGGCATGCCGACCGCGCTGCCTTGGGGCCACGATTTCGGGGACGGTATCCCGCGCCATCCGGTGCAGCTCTACGAGAGCGCCGCCATGCTGCTGTTTGCCGCTGCCTATGTCGCGTGCCTGCGCCGCGGCAATCGTTTCGTCATCGAAAACGGATTCTACCTCGCTGTCGGATACTACGGCGTGCAGCGCTTTCTGTGGGAATTCGTCAAGCCTTATGGCGGCGTGATCGGTCCGCTGACGCTGTTTCACATCCTGTCCGCGCTGCTTGCCATCTATGCGATCGTCATGATCGCCACTGCGCCCGATCGGGGAGCTGTCCATGACCGCGCCTTTGCGTAG
- a CDS encoding NADPH:quinone oxidoreductase family protein, which yields MKALLCTRPGKPEDLTVADLPDPEAGPGEAVVRIESAALNFFDLLIIAGKYQYKPAYPFSPGAEFAGIVESLGPGVTGFTVGDRVIGYAGWGAARQKIAIAAKRLVRMPAGLDPDRASGIIVTYGTSYYALKNRGELKRGETLAVLGASGGTGLAAVELGHLMGAHVVACASSDDKIAFAKEHGAAAGVNYATGDLREGLRALGGEHGIDVVYDPIGDRYAEPALRSLAWLGRYLVVGFAAGEIPRLPLNLMLLKGCDVRGVFWGSWTERDPEGHRSNTAELLDWCAEGKLSAHVHAAYPLSEAAQALGDIAGRKVMGKVVLKP from the coding sequence ATGAAAGCCCTGCTCTGCACCCGCCCGGGCAAGCCCGAGGACCTGACGGTGGCCGACCTTCCGGACCCGGAGGCCGGGCCGGGAGAAGCCGTGGTTCGGATCGAGTCCGCCGCGCTGAATTTCTTCGACCTGCTGATCATCGCCGGCAAGTATCAGTACAAGCCGGCCTATCCATTCTCGCCCGGCGCGGAATTCGCGGGCATCGTCGAAAGCCTCGGCCCGGGCGTGACCGGCTTTACCGTGGGCGACCGCGTCATCGGCTATGCGGGCTGGGGCGCGGCGCGGCAGAAGATCGCGATTGCCGCCAAGCGGCTGGTCAGGATGCCCGCGGGTCTGGACCCTGATCGAGCCTCGGGGATCATCGTCACCTATGGCACGTCCTACTACGCACTGAAAAACCGTGGCGAGCTCAAGCGCGGCGAGACGCTCGCGGTGCTCGGCGCCTCGGGCGGCACCGGCCTCGCCGCCGTCGAGCTCGGCCACCTGATGGGTGCGCATGTCGTCGCCTGCGCGTCGTCGGACGACAAGATCGCCTTCGCGAAGGAGCACGGCGCCGCGGCGGGCGTGAACTATGCGACGGGTGATCTGCGCGAAGGGCTTCGCGCGCTCGGCGGCGAGCACGGCATCGACGTGGTCTACGACCCGATCGGCGACCGCTATGCAGAGCCTGCGCTGCGCTCGCTGGCCTGGCTTGGGCGCTATCTCGTGGTCGGCTTCGCGGCAGGCGAAATCCCGCGGCTGCCTCTCAACCTGATGCTCTTGAAAGGCTGCGACGTGCGCGGCGTGTTCTGGGGTTCGTGGACCGAGCGCGATCCGGAGGGCCATCGCTCCAACACCGCCGAGTTGTTAGATTGGTGTGCCGAGGGCAAGCTCAGCGCCCATGTCCACGCGGCCTACCCGCTCAGCGAGGCAGCTCAGGCGCTCGGCGACATCGCCGGGCGCAAGGTGATGGGCAAGGTGGTGCTGAAGCCCTGA
- a CDS encoding YggT family protein, whose translation MRALLDVILLALRLYLYLVIAQAILSWLVAFNVVNTRNPFVARIGEFLYRITEPVLRPIRNMLPNLGGIDLSPVVLFLIVILIQQIIIYYIYPYVF comes from the coding sequence ATGCGCGCCCTACTCGACGTCATTTTGTTGGCCCTGAGGCTCTATCTTTATCTGGTTATCGCGCAGGCCATCCTGTCGTGGCTGGTCGCCTTCAATGTGGTCAACACGCGAAACCCGTTCGTCGCCCGGATCGGTGAGTTTCTCTATCGGATTACCGAGCCGGTGTTGCGGCCGATCCGCAACATGTTGCCCAATCTGGGTGGGATCGATCTCTCGCCGGTGGTGCTGTTCCTGATCGTCATCCTGATCCAGCAGATCATCATCTATTACATCTACCCGTACGTGTTCTGA
- a CDS encoding TAXI family TRAP transporter solute-binding subunit produces the protein MQVRLRRLFRAANPPTAVPASGDARDGWGRHFRLMMQHTGLIIMAFVLLCGGVAAFAYHHSMQPTELKIAVGPPNSDDARIIQAFAAQFARDRLNTRLNVTVVPGGPLEAANALDKGQADLAVVRRDVAMPKNGQAIAILRKNVVAFIVPSAPDPAKGAKGKSAGKSAAKIKPVEKIEQFVGRRIGIVGRSPRNLDLLKAILHQYNINPDKVVMLGSDDLGKPNAPDRVSVIQFDPSNVAQSIRDSAVDVIMSVGPVGSKITADAISAATRGKEPPTFLAISAAEAIAERNPVYESSEIKAGAFGGSPPRPEESVDTIEVQYFIVARKLLSEQVAADLTKNLLASRQAIAAEIPAAAKIEKPDTDKDASVPVHPGAAAYLDGELKSFFDRYNDWIYLGLMVVSFLGSGFAGLLSYNKADDRVRRLRSLERLLEIAKAARTAETNQTLDELQDEIDAIQDEMIRAVEASTLDDTAIAAYSLSIDRAQTAISERRSALSGQAPRPLAAVAAL, from the coding sequence ATGCAGGTCCGACTGCGCCGCCTGTTCAGAGCCGCCAATCCGCCGACCGCAGTGCCCGCCTCCGGGGACGCGCGCGACGGATGGGGCCGCCACTTCCGGCTGATGATGCAGCACACCGGGCTCATCATTATGGCCTTCGTGTTGCTGTGCGGCGGCGTTGCAGCATTCGCCTATCACCATTCCATGCAGCCGACGGAGCTGAAGATCGCAGTCGGGCCGCCGAACAGCGATGACGCTCGCATCATCCAGGCATTCGCCGCGCAATTCGCGCGCGACCGCCTCAACACCCGCCTGAATGTCACCGTCGTGCCAGGCGGACCGCTGGAGGCCGCGAACGCACTCGATAAAGGCCAAGCCGATCTCGCCGTGGTGCGCCGCGACGTCGCCATGCCGAAGAACGGCCAGGCGATCGCGATCCTGCGGAAGAATGTCGTGGCGTTCATCGTGCCGAGCGCGCCGGACCCCGCGAAGGGCGCCAAGGGCAAATCCGCTGGCAAGTCCGCTGCAAAGATAAAACCGGTCGAGAAGATCGAGCAGTTCGTCGGCCGGCGCATCGGCATCGTCGGCCGCTCGCCGCGCAATCTCGATCTGCTCAAGGCGATTCTGCACCAATACAACATCAACCCTGACAAGGTCGTGATGCTCGGCAGTGACGATCTCGGAAAGCCAAACGCGCCCGATCGAGTCAGCGTCATTCAATTTGATCCGAGCAACGTCGCGCAATCGATCCGCGATAGCGCCGTCGACGTGATCATGTCGGTCGGCCCGGTCGGCAGCAAGATCACCGCCGATGCGATTTCGGCCGCCACACGAGGCAAGGAGCCTCCGACATTCCTGGCGATCAGCGCTGCCGAAGCCATCGCTGAGCGCAATCCGGTCTACGAATCGAGCGAGATCAAAGCCGGCGCCTTCGGCGGCTCGCCGCCGCGGCCTGAGGAAAGCGTCGACACCATCGAGGTGCAGTATTTCATCGTGGCGCGAAAGCTGTTGAGCGAACAGGTTGCCGCCGACCTCACCAAGAATCTGCTTGCTTCGCGCCAGGCAATCGCCGCAGAAATTCCCGCGGCCGCCAAGATCGAGAAGCCCGACACCGACAAGGACGCTTCGGTGCCGGTGCATCCGGGCGCCGCGGCCTATCTCGACGGCGAGTTGAAAAGCTTCTTCGATCGCTACAACGACTGGATCTATCTCGGGCTGATGGTGGTGTCGTTCCTGGGTTCAGGCTTCGCAGGACTTCTCAGCTACAACAAAGCCGACGACCGGGTGCGGCGGCTACGCAGCCTCGAACGGCTCCTCGAAATCGCCAAGGCCGCTCGGACCGCCGAAACGAACCAGACGCTGGACGAACTCCAGGACGAGATCGACGCGATCCAGGACGAAATGATCCGGGCCGTCGAAGCCAGCACGCTCGATGACACAGCCATCGCGGCCTATTCGCTCTCGATCGACCGGGCACAAACGGCGATCTCCGAACGCCGGAGCGCACTAAGCGGACAGGCGCCGCGGCCCCTCGCCGCCGTGGCCGCGCTCTAG
- the typA gene encoding translational GTPase TypA has product MDLRNVAIIAHVDHGKTTLVDRLLQQSGSFRENQKVAERAMDSNDLEKERGITILAKATSILWHDTRINIVDTPGHADFGGEVERILNMVDGALVLVDAAEGPLPQTKFVVSKALKMGLKPIVVINKVDRPDARPTEVINEVFDLFAALDATDEQLDFPILYGSAKEGWMAPALEGPKDQGMTPLFELVLRHVGAPKIENGPFRLLGTIMEANPYLGRLITGRITSGTVKPNQAVKVLDHTGKLIESGRVTKVLAFRGLERVPVDEAEAGDIVAIAGLPEATVANTICDPEVEQPLKAQPIDPPTLAMMFRVNDSPLAGTEGSKVTGRMIRDRLLREAEGNVALRVKESDERDSMEVAGRGELQLGILIETMRREGYELSVSRPKVLIRRNEKGEMEEPIEEVVIDVDEIHSGVVVQKMSERKADMIELKPSGGGRVRLVFYAPTRGLIGYQGELLTDTRGTAIMNRLFHAYAPYKGDIPGRRNGVLISNEQGEAVAYAMWKLEDRGPMMIEPGWKVYRGMIVGEHTRDNDLEINVLKGKQLTNIRTTSKDEAVRLTPPIRMSLEKALAYIQDDELVEVTPKSIRLRKQLLDPNDRKRADRAKEAVAV; this is encoded by the coding sequence ATGGACCTTCGCAACGTCGCCATCATTGCCCACGTCGACCACGGCAAGACCACCCTGGTCGACCGGCTCCTGCAGCAATCCGGCTCATTCCGCGAGAACCAGAAGGTCGCCGAGCGCGCCATGGACTCCAACGATTTGGAGAAAGAGCGCGGCATCACCATTCTGGCCAAGGCGACGTCCATCCTTTGGCATGACACCCGCATCAACATCGTCGACACGCCGGGCCACGCCGACTTCGGCGGCGAAGTCGAGCGCATCCTCAACATGGTGGACGGCGCGCTGGTGCTGGTCGACGCCGCCGAGGGCCCGCTGCCGCAGACCAAATTCGTGGTGTCCAAGGCGCTGAAGATGGGGCTCAAGCCCATCGTGGTGATCAACAAGGTCGACCGCCCCGACGCTCGTCCCACCGAGGTGATCAACGAGGTGTTCGATCTGTTCGCGGCGCTCGATGCCACCGACGAGCAGCTCGACTTCCCGATCCTCTATGGGTCGGCGAAAGAGGGCTGGATGGCGCCGGCGCTGGAAGGTCCGAAAGACCAGGGGATGACGCCGCTGTTCGAGCTGGTGCTCCGCCACGTGGGCGCGCCGAAGATCGAGAACGGACCGTTCCGGCTGCTCGGCACCATCATGGAGGCCAATCCGTATCTCGGTCGGCTGATCACGGGGCGCATCACATCCGGCACCGTGAAGCCGAACCAGGCCGTGAAAGTGCTGGACCACACCGGCAAGCTGATCGAGAGCGGCCGGGTCACCAAGGTGCTGGCGTTCCGCGGCCTCGAGCGCGTGCCGGTCGACGAGGCCGAGGCCGGCGACATTGTCGCCATCGCGGGCCTGCCGGAGGCAACTGTCGCAAATACGATCTGCGATCCCGAAGTCGAGCAGCCTTTGAAGGCGCAGCCGATCGACCCGCCGACGCTCGCCATGATGTTCCGCGTCAACGACTCGCCGCTCGCCGGCACCGAGGGCAGCAAGGTCACCGGCCGCATGATCCGCGACCGTCTGCTGCGCGAGGCCGAGGGCAACGTGGCGCTGCGCGTAAAGGAATCCGACGAGCGCGATTCGATGGAAGTCGCCGGCCGCGGCGAGTTGCAGCTCGGCATCCTGATCGAGACCATGCGCCGCGAGGGCTACGAGCTCTCGGTGTCGCGGCCCAAGGTGCTCATCCGCCGCAACGAAAAAGGCGAAATGGAAGAGCCGATCGAAGAGGTCGTGATCGACGTCGACGAGATTCATTCGGGCGTCGTCGTGCAGAAGATGTCGGAGCGCAAAGCCGACATGATCGAGCTGAAGCCGTCGGGCGGCGGCCGCGTGCGGCTGGTGTTCTACGCACCCACCCGTGGTTTGATCGGCTATCAGGGCGAACTGCTGACCGACACCCGCGGCACCGCCATCATGAACCGCCTGTTCCATGCCTACGCGCCCTACAAGGGCGATATCCCTGGCCGCCGCAACGGCGTGCTTATTTCCAATGAGCAGGGCGAGGCCGTCGCCTATGCGATGTGGAAGCTCGAAGACCGCGGCCCGATGATGATCGAGCCGGGCTGGAAGGTCTATCGCGGCATGATCGTCGGCGAGCACACCCGCGACAACGATCTCGAGATCAACGTGCTCAAGGGCAAGCAGCTCACCAACATCCGCACGACGTCGAAGGACGAGGCGGTGCGGCTGACGCCGCCGATCCGCATGTCGCTGGAAAAGGCGCTGGCCTATATCCAGGACGACGAGCTGGTCGAGGTCACGCCGAAGTCGATCCGGCTGCGCAAGCAGCTGCTCGACCCCAACGACCGCAAGCGCGCCGACCGCGCCAAGGAAGCTGTGGCGGTCTGA
- a CDS encoding DUF167 family protein, which translates to MAALRPWAVTPGGLSVVVRLTPRGGRDAIEDVEQRADGQVVLKARVRAAATEGEANAALVALLARTTGVPPCDVVLAGGAAARIKRLTIAGHGPLLAAALEKATQGS; encoded by the coding sequence ATGGCAGCACTGCGTCCCTGGGCGGTCACGCCTGGCGGGCTTTCCGTGGTGGTGCGACTCACGCCGCGGGGCGGCCGCGACGCGATCGAGGACGTGGAACAGCGCGCCGATGGCCAGGTCGTCCTGAAAGCGCGGGTGCGCGCTGCCGCCACTGAAGGCGAAGCCAACGCGGCACTCGTCGCGCTGCTGGCGCGGACCACTGGCGTTCCGCCGTGTGATGTCGTGCTGGCGGGTGGTGCCGCAGCACGCATCAAGCGCCTCACCATTGCCGGACACGGCCCGCTGCTTGCAGCCGCGCTGGAGAAGGCCACGCAGGGTTCCTGA
- a CDS encoding YkvA family protein: MIRDFWGKFTRLAAHIPFAEDLLTAYYCAFDRGTPSHVRFALIAALAYFISPLDILPDFLPLIGLTDDAAVLAGAVRLVWGSIKPEHRDAARQTLERLKTEKPSV, from the coding sequence GTGATCCGCGACTTCTGGGGCAAGTTCACCCGGCTCGCCGCACATATCCCGTTCGCCGAGGATTTGTTGACCGCTTACTACTGCGCCTTCGACCGCGGAACGCCGAGCCATGTCCGCTTCGCACTGATCGCCGCGCTTGCCTATTTCATCTCACCGCTCGACATCCTTCCCGATTTCCTGCCGCTGATCGGCCTGACCGACGATGCCGCCGTGCTTGCAGGCGCGGTGCGGCTCGTGTGGGGGAGCATCAAGCCCGAACATCGCGACGCGGCGCGCCAGACGCTGGAGCGTCTGAAAACGGAAAAGCCTAGCGTTTAA
- a CDS encoding invasion associated locus B family protein produces the protein MRVNKPSSLVLMVVAAAAMAPAAAHAQPKPPANPTAQATLLGQYGDWGAYTASPGGRKVCFALSKPTAQQDNPPNRRTAANAVYMFVSTRPDEKVSNEISLLVSGYAFKPNSEATMTIANGGFPMYTQNDGAWVKNAAEEARLVDAMRKAPDAVIKAQTSKGTQTTDTFSLKGISQALDRVSQECR, from the coding sequence ATGAGAGTGAATAAACCGAGTTCCCTCGTTCTGATGGTCGTGGCCGCAGCCGCGATGGCGCCGGCTGCGGCGCATGCGCAGCCCAAGCCCCCGGCCAACCCGACCGCCCAGGCGACGCTGCTCGGCCAGTACGGCGACTGGGGCGCCTATACGGCGAGCCCCGGTGGCCGCAAGGTCTGCTTTGCGCTGTCGAAACCCACCGCGCAGCAGGACAACCCGCCGAACCGCCGCACGGCGGCCAATGCGGTCTACATGTTCGTGTCGACCCGGCCGGACGAGAAGGTCAGCAACGAAATCTCGCTGCTGGTCAGCGGTTACGCGTTCAAGCCCAATTCCGAGGCCACCATGACGATCGCCAATGGCGGCTTCCCGATGTACACCCAGAACGACGGTGCCTGGGTCAAGAACGCCGCCGAAGAGGCGCGGCTGGTCGATGCCATGCGCAAAGCGCCCGACGCGGTGATCAAGGCCCAGACCTCCAAGGGCACCCAGACCACCGATACCTTCTCGCTCAAGGGGATTTCCCAGGCGCTCGACCGCGTGTCGCAGGAGTGCCGTTAG